In the Peromyscus maniculatus bairdii isolate BWxNUB_F1_BW_parent chromosome 20, HU_Pman_BW_mat_3.1, whole genome shotgun sequence genome, one interval contains:
- the Sp1 gene encoding transcription factor Sp1 isoform X3: MSDQDHSMDEVTAVVKIEKGVGGNNGGNGNGGGAAFSQTRSSSTGSSSSSGGGGGQGANGWQIISSSSGATPTSKEQSGNSTNGSNGSESSKNRTVSGGQYVVAATPNLQNQQVLTGLPGVMPNIQYQVIPQFQTVDGQQLQFAATGAQVQQDGSGQIQIIPGANQQIITNRGSGGNIIAAMPNLLQQAVPLQGLANNVLSGQTQYVTNVPVALNGNITLLPVNSVSAATLTPSSQAVTISSSGSQESGSQPVTSGTAISSASLVSSQASSSSFFTNANSYSTTTTTSNMGIMNFTTSGSSGTSSQGQTPQRVGGLQGSDSLNIQQNQTSGGSLQGSQQKEGEQSQQTQQQQILIQPQLVQGGQALQALQAAPLSGQTFTTQAISQETLQNLQLQAVQNSGPIIIRTPTVGPNGQVSWQTLQLQNLQVQNPQAQTITLAPMQGVSLGQTSSSNTTLTPIASASSIPAGTVTVNAAQLSSMPGLQTINLSALGTSGIQVHQLPGLPLAITNAPGDHGAQLGLHGSGGDGMHDETAGGEEGENSPDPQPQAGRRTRREACTCPYCKDSEGRGSGDPGKKKQHICHIQGCGKVYGKTSHLRAHLRWHTGERPFMCNWSYCGKRFTRSDELQRHKRTHTGEKKFACPECPKRFMRSDHLSKHIKTHQNKKGGPGVALSVGTLPLDSGAGSEGSGTATPSALITTNMVAMEAICPEGIARLANSGINVMQVTELQSINISGNGF; encoded by the exons ATGAGCG acCAAGATCACTCCATGGATGAAGTTACAGCCGTGGTGAAGATTGAAAAAGGTGTTGGTGGCAATAATGGGGGTAACGGTAATGGTGGTGGTGCGGCCTTTTCTCAGACTCGAAGCAGCAGCACaggcagtagcagcagcagtggtggcgGAGGAGGGCAG GGTGCCAATGGCTGGCAgatcatctcttcctcctctggggCTACCCCTACCTCAAAGGAACAGAGTGGCAACAGTACCAATGGCAGCAATGGCAGTGAGTCTTCCAAGAATCGCACAGTCTCTGGTGGGCAGTACGTTGTGGCTGCTACCCCCAACTTACAAAACCAGCAAGTTCTGACAGGTCTACCTGGAGTAATGCCTAACATTCAGTATCAAGTAATCCCACAGTTCCAGACTGTTGATGGGCAGCAGCTGCAGTTTGCTGCCACTGGGGCCCAAGTGCAGCAGGATGGTTCTGGTCAAATACAGATCATACCGGGTGCAAACCAACAGATCATCACAAACAGAGGAAGTGGGGGCAACATAATTGCTGCTATGCCAAATCTACTCCAGCAGGCTGTCCCCCTCCAAGGCCTTGCTAATAATGTGCTCTCAGGACAGACTCAGTATGTGACCAATGTACCAGTGGCCCTGAATGGGAACATCACCTTGCTACCTGTCAACAGCGTTTCTGCAGCTACCTTGACTCCCAGCTCTCAGGCAGTCACGATCAGCAGTTCTGGATCCCAGGAGAGCGGCTCACAGCCTGTCACCTCAGGGACTGCCATCAGTTCTGCCAGCTTGGTGTCATCACAAGCTAGTTCCAGCTCCTTTTTCACCAATGCCAATAGCTACTCAACAACTACTACCACCAGCAACATGGGAATTATGAACTTTACCACCAGCGGATCATCAGGGACCAGTTCTCAAGGCCAGACACCCCAGAGGGTTGGTGGGCTACAAGGGTCTGATTCTCTCAACATCCAGCAGAACCAGACATCAGGAGGATCCCTGCAAGGAAGTCAGCAAAAAGAGGGAGAGCAGAGTCAGCagacacagcaacaacaaattcTTATTCAGCCTCAGCTAGTTCAAGGGGGACAAGCTCTTCAGGCCCTCCAAGCAGCACCATTGTCAGGGCAGACCTTCACAACTCAAGCTATTTCCCAGGAAACCCTTCAGAACCTCCAGCTTCAGGCTGTCCAAAACTCTGGTCCCATCATCATTCGGACACCAACAGTGGGACCCAATGGACAGGTCAGCTGGCAGACCCTTCAGCTGCAGAATCTTCAAGTTCAGAACCCACAAGCCCAGACAATCACCTTGGCCCCGATGCAGGGCGTTTCACTGGGGCAGACCAGCAGCAGCAATACCACCCTAACACCcattgcctcagcttcctccatTCCTGCTGGCACAGTCACTGTGAATGCTGCTCAACTTTCCTCCATGCCAGGCCTCCAGACCATTAACCTCAGTGCATTGGGTACTTCAGGGATCCAGGTGCACCAGCTTCCAGGCCTGCCTTTGGCTATAACAAATGCCCCAG gtgaTCATGGAGCTCAGCTTGGCCTCCATGGATCTGGTGGTGATGGGATGCATGATGAGACAGCaggtggagaagaaggagagaacagccCTGATCCCCAACCCCAAGCTGGTCGGAGGACTCGGCGGGAAGCATGTACATGCCCCTACTGTAAAGACAGTGAAGGAAG AGGCTCTGGAGATCCTGGTAAAAAGAAACAGCACATTTGTCACATCCAAGGATGTGGCAAAGTATATGGCAAGACCTCACATCTTCGTGCACACTTGCGCTGGCATACAGGGGAGAGGCCGTTCATGTGTAACTGGTCATACTGTGGGAAGCGCTTCACACGTTCAGATGAGCTTCAGAGACATAAACGCACACATACAG GTGAGAAGAAATTTGCCTGCCCTGAGTGCCCTAAGCGTTTCATGAGGAGTGATCACCTGTCAAAGCATATCAAGACCCACCAGAACAAAAAGGGAGGCCCAGGGGTCGCCCTGAGTGTGGGCACTTTGCCCCTGGACAGTGGGGCAGGTTCAGAAGGCAGTGGCACTGCCACTCCTTCAGCCCTTATTACCACCAATATGGTAGCCATGGAGGCCATCTGTCCAGAGGGTATTGCCCGTCTTGCCAACAGTGGCATCAACGTCATGCAGGTGACAGAGCTACAGTCCATTAATATCAGTGGCAATGGTTTCTGA
- the Sp1 gene encoding transcription factor Sp1 isoform X2, with the protein MDEVTAVVKIEKGVGGNNGGNGNGGGAAFSQTRSSSTGSSSSSGGGGGQESQPSPLALLAATCSRIESPNENSNNSQGPSQSGGTGELDLTATQLSQGANGWQIISSSSGATPTSKEQSGNSTNGSNGSESSKNRTVSGGQYVVAATPNLQNQQVLTGLPGVMPNIQYQVIPQFQTVDGQQLQFAATGAQVQQDGSGQIQIIPGANQQIITNRGSGGNIIAAMPNLLQQAVPLQGLANNVLSGQTQYVTNVPVALNGNITLLPVNSVSAATLTPSSQAVTISSSGSQESGSQPVTSGTAISSASLVSSQASSSSFFTNANSYSTTTTTSNMGIMNFTTSGSSGTSSQGQTPQRVGGLQGSDSLNIQQNQTSGGSLQGSQQKEGEQSQQTQQQQILIQPQLVQGGQALQALQAAPLSGQTFTTQAISQETLQNLQLQAVQNSGPIIIRTPTVGPNGQVSWQTLQLQNLQVQNPQAQTITLAPMQGVSLGQTSSSNTTLTPIASASSIPAGTVTVNAAQLSSMPGLQTINLSALGTSGIQVHQLPGLPLAITNAPGDHGAQLGLHGSGGDGMHDETAGGEEGENSPDPQPQAGRRTRREACTCPYCKDSEGRGSGDPGKKKQHICHIQGCGKVYGKTSHLRAHLRWHTGERPFMCNWSYCGKRFTRSDELQRHKRTHTGEKKFACPECPKRFMRSDHLSKHIKTHQNKKGGPGVALSVGTLPLDSGAGSEGSGTATPSALITTNMVAMEAICPEGIARLANSGINVMQVTELQSINISGNGF; encoded by the exons ATGGATGAAGTTACAGCCGTGGTGAAGATTGAAAAAGGTGTTGGTGGCAATAATGGGGGTAACGGTAATGGTGGTGGTGCGGCCTTTTCTCAGACTCGAAGCAGCAGCACaggcagtagcagcagcagtggtggcgGAGGAGGGCAG GAATCCCAGCCATCTCCTTTGGCTCTGCTGGCAGCAACCTGCAGCAGAATTGAGTCACCCAATGAGAACAGCAACAACTCCCAGGGTCCGAGTCAGTCAGGGGGCACAGGTGAACTTGACCTCACAGCCACACAACTTTCACAGGGTGCCAATGGCTGGCAgatcatctcttcctcctctggggCTACCCCTACCTCAAAGGAACAGAGTGGCAACAGTACCAATGGCAGCAATGGCAGTGAGTCTTCCAAGAATCGCACAGTCTCTGGTGGGCAGTACGTTGTGGCTGCTACCCCCAACTTACAAAACCAGCAAGTTCTGACAGGTCTACCTGGAGTAATGCCTAACATTCAGTATCAAGTAATCCCACAGTTCCAGACTGTTGATGGGCAGCAGCTGCAGTTTGCTGCCACTGGGGCCCAAGTGCAGCAGGATGGTTCTGGTCAAATACAGATCATACCGGGTGCAAACCAACAGATCATCACAAACAGAGGAAGTGGGGGCAACATAATTGCTGCTATGCCAAATCTACTCCAGCAGGCTGTCCCCCTCCAAGGCCTTGCTAATAATGTGCTCTCAGGACAGACTCAGTATGTGACCAATGTACCAGTGGCCCTGAATGGGAACATCACCTTGCTACCTGTCAACAGCGTTTCTGCAGCTACCTTGACTCCCAGCTCTCAGGCAGTCACGATCAGCAGTTCTGGATCCCAGGAGAGCGGCTCACAGCCTGTCACCTCAGGGACTGCCATCAGTTCTGCCAGCTTGGTGTCATCACAAGCTAGTTCCAGCTCCTTTTTCACCAATGCCAATAGCTACTCAACAACTACTACCACCAGCAACATGGGAATTATGAACTTTACCACCAGCGGATCATCAGGGACCAGTTCTCAAGGCCAGACACCCCAGAGGGTTGGTGGGCTACAAGGGTCTGATTCTCTCAACATCCAGCAGAACCAGACATCAGGAGGATCCCTGCAAGGAAGTCAGCAAAAAGAGGGAGAGCAGAGTCAGCagacacagcaacaacaaattcTTATTCAGCCTCAGCTAGTTCAAGGGGGACAAGCTCTTCAGGCCCTCCAAGCAGCACCATTGTCAGGGCAGACCTTCACAACTCAAGCTATTTCCCAGGAAACCCTTCAGAACCTCCAGCTTCAGGCTGTCCAAAACTCTGGTCCCATCATCATTCGGACACCAACAGTGGGACCCAATGGACAGGTCAGCTGGCAGACCCTTCAGCTGCAGAATCTTCAAGTTCAGAACCCACAAGCCCAGACAATCACCTTGGCCCCGATGCAGGGCGTTTCACTGGGGCAGACCAGCAGCAGCAATACCACCCTAACACCcattgcctcagcttcctccatTCCTGCTGGCACAGTCACTGTGAATGCTGCTCAACTTTCCTCCATGCCAGGCCTCCAGACCATTAACCTCAGTGCATTGGGTACTTCAGGGATCCAGGTGCACCAGCTTCCAGGCCTGCCTTTGGCTATAACAAATGCCCCAG gtgaTCATGGAGCTCAGCTTGGCCTCCATGGATCTGGTGGTGATGGGATGCATGATGAGACAGCaggtggagaagaaggagagaacagccCTGATCCCCAACCCCAAGCTGGTCGGAGGACTCGGCGGGAAGCATGTACATGCCCCTACTGTAAAGACAGTGAAGGAAG AGGCTCTGGAGATCCTGGTAAAAAGAAACAGCACATTTGTCACATCCAAGGATGTGGCAAAGTATATGGCAAGACCTCACATCTTCGTGCACACTTGCGCTGGCATACAGGGGAGAGGCCGTTCATGTGTAACTGGTCATACTGTGGGAAGCGCTTCACACGTTCAGATGAGCTTCAGAGACATAAACGCACACATACAG GTGAGAAGAAATTTGCCTGCCCTGAGTGCCCTAAGCGTTTCATGAGGAGTGATCACCTGTCAAAGCATATCAAGACCCACCAGAACAAAAAGGGAGGCCCAGGGGTCGCCCTGAGTGTGGGCACTTTGCCCCTGGACAGTGGGGCAGGTTCAGAAGGCAGTGGCACTGCCACTCCTTCAGCCCTTATTACCACCAATATGGTAGCCATGGAGGCCATCTGTCCAGAGGGTATTGCCCGTCTTGCCAACAGTGGCATCAACGTCATGCAGGTGACAGAGCTACAGTCCATTAATATCAGTGGCAATGGTTTCTGA
- the Sp1 gene encoding transcription factor Sp1 isoform X1: protein MSDQDHSMDEVTAVVKIEKGVGGNNGGNGNGGGAAFSQTRSSSTGSSSSSGGGGGQESQPSPLALLAATCSRIESPNENSNNSQGPSQSGGTGELDLTATQLSQGANGWQIISSSSGATPTSKEQSGNSTNGSNGSESSKNRTVSGGQYVVAATPNLQNQQVLTGLPGVMPNIQYQVIPQFQTVDGQQLQFAATGAQVQQDGSGQIQIIPGANQQIITNRGSGGNIIAAMPNLLQQAVPLQGLANNVLSGQTQYVTNVPVALNGNITLLPVNSVSAATLTPSSQAVTISSSGSQESGSQPVTSGTAISSASLVSSQASSSSFFTNANSYSTTTTTSNMGIMNFTTSGSSGTSSQGQTPQRVGGLQGSDSLNIQQNQTSGGSLQGSQQKEGEQSQQTQQQQILIQPQLVQGGQALQALQAAPLSGQTFTTQAISQETLQNLQLQAVQNSGPIIIRTPTVGPNGQVSWQTLQLQNLQVQNPQAQTITLAPMQGVSLGQTSSSNTTLTPIASASSIPAGTVTVNAAQLSSMPGLQTINLSALGTSGIQVHQLPGLPLAITNAPGDHGAQLGLHGSGGDGMHDETAGGEEGENSPDPQPQAGRRTRREACTCPYCKDSEGRGSGDPGKKKQHICHIQGCGKVYGKTSHLRAHLRWHTGERPFMCNWSYCGKRFTRSDELQRHKRTHTGEKKFACPECPKRFMRSDHLSKHIKTHQNKKGGPGVALSVGTLPLDSGAGSEGSGTATPSALITTNMVAMEAICPEGIARLANSGINVMQVTELQSINISGNGF from the exons ATGAGCG acCAAGATCACTCCATGGATGAAGTTACAGCCGTGGTGAAGATTGAAAAAGGTGTTGGTGGCAATAATGGGGGTAACGGTAATGGTGGTGGTGCGGCCTTTTCTCAGACTCGAAGCAGCAGCACaggcagtagcagcagcagtggtggcgGAGGAGGGCAG GAATCCCAGCCATCTCCTTTGGCTCTGCTGGCAGCAACCTGCAGCAGAATTGAGTCACCCAATGAGAACAGCAACAACTCCCAGGGTCCGAGTCAGTCAGGGGGCACAGGTGAACTTGACCTCACAGCCACACAACTTTCACAGGGTGCCAATGGCTGGCAgatcatctcttcctcctctggggCTACCCCTACCTCAAAGGAACAGAGTGGCAACAGTACCAATGGCAGCAATGGCAGTGAGTCTTCCAAGAATCGCACAGTCTCTGGTGGGCAGTACGTTGTGGCTGCTACCCCCAACTTACAAAACCAGCAAGTTCTGACAGGTCTACCTGGAGTAATGCCTAACATTCAGTATCAAGTAATCCCACAGTTCCAGACTGTTGATGGGCAGCAGCTGCAGTTTGCTGCCACTGGGGCCCAAGTGCAGCAGGATGGTTCTGGTCAAATACAGATCATACCGGGTGCAAACCAACAGATCATCACAAACAGAGGAAGTGGGGGCAACATAATTGCTGCTATGCCAAATCTACTCCAGCAGGCTGTCCCCCTCCAAGGCCTTGCTAATAATGTGCTCTCAGGACAGACTCAGTATGTGACCAATGTACCAGTGGCCCTGAATGGGAACATCACCTTGCTACCTGTCAACAGCGTTTCTGCAGCTACCTTGACTCCCAGCTCTCAGGCAGTCACGATCAGCAGTTCTGGATCCCAGGAGAGCGGCTCACAGCCTGTCACCTCAGGGACTGCCATCAGTTCTGCCAGCTTGGTGTCATCACAAGCTAGTTCCAGCTCCTTTTTCACCAATGCCAATAGCTACTCAACAACTACTACCACCAGCAACATGGGAATTATGAACTTTACCACCAGCGGATCATCAGGGACCAGTTCTCAAGGCCAGACACCCCAGAGGGTTGGTGGGCTACAAGGGTCTGATTCTCTCAACATCCAGCAGAACCAGACATCAGGAGGATCCCTGCAAGGAAGTCAGCAAAAAGAGGGAGAGCAGAGTCAGCagacacagcaacaacaaattcTTATTCAGCCTCAGCTAGTTCAAGGGGGACAAGCTCTTCAGGCCCTCCAAGCAGCACCATTGTCAGGGCAGACCTTCACAACTCAAGCTATTTCCCAGGAAACCCTTCAGAACCTCCAGCTTCAGGCTGTCCAAAACTCTGGTCCCATCATCATTCGGACACCAACAGTGGGACCCAATGGACAGGTCAGCTGGCAGACCCTTCAGCTGCAGAATCTTCAAGTTCAGAACCCACAAGCCCAGACAATCACCTTGGCCCCGATGCAGGGCGTTTCACTGGGGCAGACCAGCAGCAGCAATACCACCCTAACACCcattgcctcagcttcctccatTCCTGCTGGCACAGTCACTGTGAATGCTGCTCAACTTTCCTCCATGCCAGGCCTCCAGACCATTAACCTCAGTGCATTGGGTACTTCAGGGATCCAGGTGCACCAGCTTCCAGGCCTGCCTTTGGCTATAACAAATGCCCCAG gtgaTCATGGAGCTCAGCTTGGCCTCCATGGATCTGGTGGTGATGGGATGCATGATGAGACAGCaggtggagaagaaggagagaacagccCTGATCCCCAACCCCAAGCTGGTCGGAGGACTCGGCGGGAAGCATGTACATGCCCCTACTGTAAAGACAGTGAAGGAAG AGGCTCTGGAGATCCTGGTAAAAAGAAACAGCACATTTGTCACATCCAAGGATGTGGCAAAGTATATGGCAAGACCTCACATCTTCGTGCACACTTGCGCTGGCATACAGGGGAGAGGCCGTTCATGTGTAACTGGTCATACTGTGGGAAGCGCTTCACACGTTCAGATGAGCTTCAGAGACATAAACGCACACATACAG GTGAGAAGAAATTTGCCTGCCCTGAGTGCCCTAAGCGTTTCATGAGGAGTGATCACCTGTCAAAGCATATCAAGACCCACCAGAACAAAAAGGGAGGCCCAGGGGTCGCCCTGAGTGTGGGCACTTTGCCCCTGGACAGTGGGGCAGGTTCAGAAGGCAGTGGCACTGCCACTCCTTCAGCCCTTATTACCACCAATATGGTAGCCATGGAGGCCATCTGTCCAGAGGGTATTGCCCGTCTTGCCAACAGTGGCATCAACGTCATGCAGGTGACAGAGCTACAGTCCATTAATATCAGTGGCAATGGTTTCTGA